The Populus alba chromosome 4, ASM523922v2, whole genome shotgun sequence genome contains a region encoding:
- the LOC118030329 gene encoding uncharacterized protein translates to MMSAVGLELTNFINPDLTWKTVTKGYRSAYRRKPVVRSFTVETKLSDESARNADDMTVSDTEKHGVAVLGRRFSGKNEKIEHVPIKKRRFTAQGPSKPSHTTSPHFEVVLPNSSGKRRRRATDVTVPTKFSLKTSEFNDKFDYSDDFSGIEILAAVACDNSMINDAACVEESSIMEESTREGGGSSSSAVPIKETAASPKDMAHEDKTEAFSLQNNEVTALPCVEESSIMEESTREGGGSSSSAGPIKETAASPKDMAHEDKTEAFSLQNNEVTALPCVEGSSIMEESTQEGAGSSSSAAPIKETAASPKDMAHEDKTEAFSLQNNEVTALPCVEGSSIMEESTQEGAGSSSSAAPIKETAASPKDMAHEDKTEALSLQNNEVTVLHTSAGTEEGGTGEGSLLSRDEMLNLDLNVAWEQPCDTLSFDPSENDLQICKAKPEALEQHNPPDRVVSSDLHRDNAPVDLIGLSLGTCESNREEHPSEACSLHDGNHEELFPSPTVNALEPSICDVAIAKSSRQFVEGEESLDHPPCNTLPSLTLKQCSETCSSDDQMGKVLRTECMQVESINISSHHLPNLERVTCEIDLSISNDNGENSQIASCTHEDGKSIQNTSSLENFPPIGPAWLGIEAGSCEEESGGCHCLPNSGDIYAYSPSAEKGQPVIEVDARGANEASAANKAEVHSPVQAGSEELMQKSSADSTVTPGDACGAHGNGFTSVSANVNMEDLEDSFESDVYQADKVIVGTENDLELQAGYDSQFEDGELRESDSRFYWDENGEDGEVEHVDYGSECDEERLCGMDNEKEMKVERGSSSGSDDASRKIEHGMGDCLRDDSVSPKTRTSDVTTDKDFLSGVVGSRTSNRDFLSSIEESSSIFRKDPTLRSRAGDIYNLYPRDERDAGSHKFMGRDRAVPQMRGRSPGGHRFVNHATGYCDSERRYLSNYRGNYTSGHPRTRGGFDSRRYIISDHTDSEGVGFAGSDNRARRRFVNPSSNGAYERIVRRRSPTSRDDSYRVHTGALPVRDGSPIRSGFRRFPREVARGGLREEYHRPMPEDKIEYSNRFAPRMPRRERSISPLCRGQPRYPFSHKKSRSRSRSRSPSSYLPRVRNEVSRLRSRSPDFRTDARMDRGRLPFQKRFPADFEGDFIPTRRNHFTQHNPRWFDDRNGGLDSFRGRKSPVNMFRSNQRFDSVRTIRRLDSEDQFRPMIRSRKFNDMGSASRGAEFDGSDDDRRKHIRYDMAQRVRQYDTDSLRRFRFNAEDSLVANNDTPNCDDGNRITDRRPGGAHRRDGEE, encoded by the exons ATGATGAGTGCAGTAGGTCTAGAActtactaattttataaatcctGATTTGACCTGGAAGACAGTTACAAAAGGCTACCGGAGTGCCTACAGGCGTAAACCAGTTGTGAGAAGCTTTACTGTTGAGACAAAGTTATCAGATGAGAGTGCCAGAAATGCGGATGATATGACAGTTTCCGATACCGAGAAG CATGGTGTGGCTGTTCTTGGACGTCGCTTCAGtggaaaaaatgagaaaattgaGCATGtacccattaaaaaaagaagattcacAGCCCAGGGTCCTTCAAAACCTTCTCATACCACTTCTCCACACTTTGAAGTGGTTCTACCTAATTCAAGTGGAAAACGACGACGTAGAGCAACTGATGTGACTGTTCCAACTAAGTTCAGTCTGAAGACTTCAGAGTTTAATGATAAGTTTGATTACAGTGACGACTTCTCAGGTATCGAGATACTTGCTGCTGTTGCTTGCGACAACAGTATGATTAATGATGCTGCTTGTGTTGAAGAAAGTTCAATAATGGAAGAATCAACACGAGAAGGAGGGGGCTCATCTTCCTCTGCAGTTCCGATCAAAGAAACTGCTGCATCCCCAAAAGATATGGCACATGAAGATAAAACAGAGGCTTTCTCTCTTCAAAATAATGAAGTTACAGCGTTGCCTTGTGTTGAAGAAAGTTCAATAATGGAAGAATCAACACGAGAAGGAGGGGGCTCATCTTCCTCTGCAGGTCCAATCAAAGAAACTGCTGCATCCCCAAAAGATATGGCACATGAAGATAAAACAGAGGCTTTCTCTCTTCAAAATAATGAAGTTACAGCGTTGCCTTGTGTTGAAGGAAGTTCAATAATGGAAGAATCAACACAAGAAGGAGCGGGCTCATCTTCCTCTGCTGCTCCGATCAAAGAAACTGCTGCATCCCCAAAAGATATGGCACATGAAGATAAAACAGAGGCGTTCTCTCTTCAAAATAATGAAGTTACAGCGTTGCCTTGTGTTGAAGGAAGTTCAATAATGGAAGAATCAACACAAGAAGGAGCGGGCTCATCTTCCTCTGCTGCTCCGATCAAAGAAACTGCTGCATCCCCAAAAGATATGGCACATGAAGATAAAACAGAGGCTTTATCTCTTCAAAATAATGAAGTTACAGTGTTGCATACATCTGCTGGAACCGAGGAAGGCGGAACAGGAGAAGGATCCCTATTGTCACGGGATGAAATGTTGAATTTGGACTTGAATGTTGCCTGGGAGCAACCTTGCGATACTTTGAGCTTTGATCCAAGTGAAAATGATTTACAGATTTGCAAGGCTAAACCTGAAGCCTTAGAACAACACAACCCTCCTGATAGAGTGGTTTCATCTGATTTACATCGGGATAATGCACCTGTTGATTTGATAGGCTTGTCTCTTGGGACTTGTGAATCAAATAGAGAGGAACATCCATCTGAAGCATGTTCTCTCCATGATGGAAATCATGAAGAGCTCTTTCCATCTCCAACTGTTAATGCTCTGGAACCCTCCATTTGTGATGTTGCCATTGCAAAATCTTCCCGTCAGTTTGTTGAGGGGGAAGAGTCCCTAGATCATCCACCATGCAATACACTTCCTAGCCTTACCCTCAAGCAGTGTTCAGAAACATGTTCATCAGATGACCAAATGGGAAAAGTTTTGCGTACAGAATGCATGCAAGTTGAGTCGATTAACATTTCTTCACACCATCTACCAAACTTAGAGAGAGTTACCTGCGAGATTGACCTCTCAATTTCAAATGATAATGGAGAGAATTCTCAGATAGCATCTTGTACACATGAAGATgggaagtcaattcaaaatacgAGTAGCTTGGAAAACTTCCCACCAATAGGACCTGCTTGGCTTGGAATTGAAGCTGGAAGTTGTGAAGAAGAATCAGGTGGCTGCCATTGTTTGCCTAATAGTGGAGATATTTATGCATATAGTCCGTCTGCTGAGAAAGGCCAACCTGTAATTGAAGTGGATGCTAGAGGAGCCAATGAAGCTTCTGCCGCCAATAAAGCTGAAGTTCATTCTCCGGTGCAAGCTGGGTCTGAGGAACTGATGCAGAAGTCTTCTGCAGATTCAACTGTTACTCCCGGGGACGCATGTGGAGCACATGGTAATGGTTTTACAAGTGTTTCAGCTAATGTCAATATGGAAGATCTGGAAGATAGTTTTGAATCAGATGTTTATCAAGCTGATAAGGTCATAGTTGGCACTGAAAATGATTTAGAACTTCAGGCTGGTTATGATTCTCAGTTTGAGGATGGAGAGTTGAGGGAATCTGATTCACGCTTTTACTGGGATGAAAATGGTGAGGATGGGGAAGTCGAGCATGTTGACTATGGGTCTGAATGTGATGAAGAAAGACTTTGTGGCATGGATAATGAGAAAGAAATGAAAGTTGAGAGAGGTTCCAGTTCAGGATCTGATGATGCTAGTCGAAAAATTGAACATGGGATGGGGGATTGTCTGAGAGATGACTCAGTTAGTCCAAAGACAAGAACTTCTGATGTCACTACTGACAAGGATTTCCTGTCTGGGGTTGTTGGATCAAGGACATCGAACAGAGATTTCCTGTCAAGCATTGAGGAGTCCAGTTCCATATTTAGGAAGGATCCTACACTTAGGAGCAG AGCTGGGGATATCTATAATTTATATCCCCGAGATGAAAGGGATGCAGGCTCCCATAAATTCATGGGAAGGGACAGGGCTGTTCCTCAAATGCGTGGCAGAAGTCCTGGAGGCCATCGCTTTGTCAACCATGCAACAGGCTACTGTGACTCAGAGCGGCGATATTTATCTAATTATCGTGGCAATTACACTTCTGGACATCCTAGAACAAGAGGTGGATTTGATAGCCGTAGATATATAATATCAGACCATACCGATTCTGAAGGAGTAGGTTTTGCAGGATCTGACAATCGTGCTCGCAGGCGATTTGTTAATCCTTCTTCCAATGGTGCATATGAACGGATTGTCAGGAGGAGATCACCTACCAGCAGAGATGATTCATACCGTGTGCATACAGGAGCATTGCCTGTGAGAGATGGTAGTCCAATCAGGAGTGGATTTAGAAGATTTCCACGTGAGGTTGCAAGAGGAGGCTTGAGAGAGGAATACCACAGGCCAATGCCAGAGGACAAGATTGAATATTCTAATCGTTTTGCACCACGGATGCCTAGGAGAGAAAGAAGCATTTCTCCCCTATGCAGAGGACAACCTCGCTATCCCTTCAGTCATAAGAAATCTCGGTCAAGATCCAGAAGTCGCTCTCCATCTTCATATTTACCAAGGGTCAGAAATGAGGTTTCAAGACTTCGTAGTAGGTCTCCAGATTTTAGGACTGATGCTAGGATGGATAGAGGGAGGTTGCCATTTCAGAAGCGTTTTCCAGCTGATTTTGAAGGGGATTTTATACCCACAAGAAGAAATCACTTTACACAGCATAACCCCAGATGGTTTGATGATCGAAATGGTGGTTTAGATAGTTTCCGGGGAAGAAAATCACCTGTGAATATGTTCCGTTCAAATCAACGATTTGATTCAGTGCGTACCATCCGGAGATTGGATTCAGAGGATCAGTTCAGACCAATGATACGATCCAGAAAATTTAACGATATGGGGAGTGCTAGCAGGGGAGCTGAATTTGATGGCAGTGATGATGACAGGAGAAAGCATATCAGATATGATATGGCTCAGCGAGTTAGACAATATGATACAGATAGTCTGCGGCGGTTCCGGTTTAATGCAGAAGATTCATTGGTGGCTAATAATGATACTCCTAACTGTGATGATGGAAATAGAATAACTGACAGAAGGCCTGGAGGGGCGCATAGGAGAGATGGTGAAGAGTAG
- the LOC118030332 gene encoding ferric reduction oxidase 4 isoform X2 produces MSSMAVFRLIFLVVFLGWLVVWIMLPTKLYKNTWTPKLNSKLNSTYFSGQGTNLLLLSCPMMFIAALGCIYLHAKKQQRSSYSKSVVTSNRLSFLRRPALVMAPLGTVTAMELAFAAMFIALLIWSLGNYVWQTKFRTVSLRLGYVGNICWAFLFFPVTRGSSILPLVGLTSESSIKYHIWLGHLSMILFAAHTVGFVMYWAVTHQMAQMLEWSRTWVSNVAGEIAAVLALAMWVTSSYRIRRKMFEVFFYTHQLYILYIVFYVLHVGAAYFCMILPGIFLFVIDRYMRFLQSQRRARLDSARLLPCGSVELTFSKSPGLCYNPTSILFLNVPSISKLQWHPFTITSSCKMDQDKLSVAVKRLGNWSQKLCQEISSSVDRLEVSVEGPYGPNSSHFLRHEQLVLVSGGSGIAPFISIIREIMFESTKPNYQVPRVLLVCAFKNSADLAMLDLLLPINDTPANISQLQLQIEAYITREEEQPIADNQKLLQTIWFKPNQLDSPICAFLGQNNWLWLGAIIASSFIMFLLLLGIVTRYYIYPIDHNTEEIYHFSFFVLWDMFLLCACIFLASSAVFLFLKKENATEGKQIQNLEVPTPTPSPGSWFRNADRELESLPHRSLVQATKVHFCARPDLKRILFDCKASDVGVLACGPRKMRHEVAKICSSGIADNLHFESISFNW; encoded by the exons ATGAGCAGCATGGCAGTCTTCAGGCTAATCTTCCTTGTGGTGTTTCTTGGATGGCTCGTGGTTTGGATTATGTTGCCAACGAAGTTATACAAAAATACATGGACTCCCAAGCTAAACAGCAAGCTTAATTCAACGTATTTTTCAGGACAAG GCACAAATCTACTGCTCCTTTCATGCCCGATGATGTTCATTGCTGCCTTGGGATGCATTTATCTCCATGCTAAGAAGCAGCAGAGAAGTTCATACTCCaaaag TGTTGTTACAAGCAATCGTTTGTCCTTCTTAAGACGTCCGGCTCTCGTGATGGCTCCTCTTGGAACTGTTACTGCAATGGAGCTTGCTTTTGCAGCCATGTTTATTGCACTCTTGATCTGGTCTCTTGGAAACTACGT GTGGCAAACAAAGTTTCGCACTGTATCGTTGCGACTTGGATATGTTGGAAACATATGCTGggcttttctcttctttcctgTAACTCGAGGATCTTCAATTCTGCCTCTTGTTGGACTTACCTCTGAGTCTAGTATCAAGTATCATATCTGGCTTGGTCATCTTTCGATGATTCTTTTTGCTGCACATACTGTAGGTTTCGTCATGTACTGGGCAGTGACTCATCAAATGGCTCAG ATGCTGGAATGGAGCAGAACCTGGGTATCAAATGTTGCTGGAGAGATTGCAGCTGTACTTGCATTAGCAATGTGGGTGACTAGCTCTTACCGTATTAGGCGTAAAATGTTTGAGGTTTTCTTCTACACCCACCAGCTATACATTCTCTACATAGTCTTCTATGTTTTGCATGTCGGTGCTGCCTACTTCTGCATGATCTTGCCTGGGATCTTCCTCTTCGTCATCGACCGATACATGAGATTCTTACAGTCACAGCGACGGGCTAGATTAGACTCCGCACGTCTCTTACCATGTGGTAGTGTTGAATTGACCTTCTCCAAGAGCCCAG GGCTGTGTTATAATCCAACAAGCATATTATTCCTAAATGTGCCTAGCATTTCGAAACTACAATGGCATCCCTTTACTATAACTTCAAGCTGCAAGATGGATCAAGATAAGCTTAGTGTAGCTGTCAAAAGACTGGGAAATTGGTCCCAGAAGCTTTGCCAAGAAATTTCTTCTTCCGTGGATCGTCTTGAAGTTTCTGTAGAAGGACCATATGGACCTAATTCATCTCATTTTCTAAG GCATGAGCAACTGGTTCTGGTTAGTGGGGGTAGTGGCATCGCTCCATTTATCTCCATAATCCGCGAGATCATGTTCGAAAGCACGAAACCGAACTATCAAGTTCCTCGAGTCCTTCTTGTTTGTGCATTCAAGAACTCAGCTGATCTCGCCATGCTAGACCTTCTGCTCCCAATCAACGACACACCAGCAAACATTTCTCAACTGCAGCTGCAAATTGAAGCCTACATCACCAGGGAGGAAGAACAGCCTATTGCAGATAACCAAAAGCTTCTCCAAACCATTTGGTTTAAGCCAAATCAATTGGACTCACCGATTTGCGCCTTTCTAGGCCAGAACAATTGGCTATGGCTTGGTGCAATAATTGCATCATCATTTATCATGTTCCTTCTCCTACTAGGCATTGTCACTCGTTACTATATCTACCCCATTGACCACAACACTGAGGAGATATaccatttttccttctttgtactcTGGGACATGTTCTTGCTCTGTGCCTGTATTTTCCTAGCTTCTAGTGCAGTCTTTCTTTTCCTCAAGAAGGAGAATGCCACAGAAGGGAAGCAAATTCAGAACCTGGAAGTGCCAACTCCAACACCATCACCGGGTTCATGGTTTCGCAACGCAGATAGAGAGCTCGAAAGCCTTCCTCATCGGTCACTTGTTCAAGCTACCAAGGTGCATTTTTGTGCAAGGCCTGATCTCAAGA GAATTTTGTTCGATTGCAAAGCCTCGGATGTTGGAGTCCTGGCCTGTGGGCCAAGGAAAATGAGGCACGAGGTTGCCAAGATTTGTTCATCTGGCATAGCAGATAACTTGCACTTTGAGTCCATCAGCTTCAACTGGTGA
- the LOC118030332 gene encoding ferric reduction oxidase 4 isoform X1 yields the protein MSSMAVFRLIFLVVFLGWLVVWIMLPTKLYKNTWTPKLNSKLNSTYFSGQGTNLLLLSCPMMFIAALGCIYLHAKKQQRSSYSKSVVTSNRLSFLRRPALVMAPLGTVTAMELAFAAMFIALLIWSLGNYVYVSFGHLHIHKQGEKVWQTKFRTVSLRLGYVGNICWAFLFFPVTRGSSILPLVGLTSESSIKYHIWLGHLSMILFAAHTVGFVMYWAVTHQMAQMLEWSRTWVSNVAGEIAAVLALAMWVTSSYRIRRKMFEVFFYTHQLYILYIVFYVLHVGAAYFCMILPGIFLFVIDRYMRFLQSQRRARLDSARLLPCGSVELTFSKSPGLCYNPTSILFLNVPSISKLQWHPFTITSSCKMDQDKLSVAVKRLGNWSQKLCQEISSSVDRLEVSVEGPYGPNSSHFLRHEQLVLVSGGSGIAPFISIIREIMFESTKPNYQVPRVLLVCAFKNSADLAMLDLLLPINDTPANISQLQLQIEAYITREEEQPIADNQKLLQTIWFKPNQLDSPICAFLGQNNWLWLGAIIASSFIMFLLLLGIVTRYYIYPIDHNTEEIYHFSFFVLWDMFLLCACIFLASSAVFLFLKKENATEGKQIQNLEVPTPTPSPGSWFRNADRELESLPHRSLVQATKVHFCARPDLKRILFDCKASDVGVLACGPRKMRHEVAKICSSGIADNLHFESISFNW from the exons ATGAGCAGCATGGCAGTCTTCAGGCTAATCTTCCTTGTGGTGTTTCTTGGATGGCTCGTGGTTTGGATTATGTTGCCAACGAAGTTATACAAAAATACATGGACTCCCAAGCTAAACAGCAAGCTTAATTCAACGTATTTTTCAGGACAAG GCACAAATCTACTGCTCCTTTCATGCCCGATGATGTTCATTGCTGCCTTGGGATGCATTTATCTCCATGCTAAGAAGCAGCAGAGAAGTTCATACTCCaaaag TGTTGTTACAAGCAATCGTTTGTCCTTCTTAAGACGTCCGGCTCTCGTGATGGCTCCTCTTGGAACTGTTACTGCAATGGAGCTTGCTTTTGCAGCCATGTTTATTGCACTCTTGATCTGGTCTCTTGGAAACTACGTGTATGTCAGTTTTGGTCATCTCCACATACATAAACAAGGGGAGAAAGT GTGGCAAACAAAGTTTCGCACTGTATCGTTGCGACTTGGATATGTTGGAAACATATGCTGggcttttctcttctttcctgTAACTCGAGGATCTTCAATTCTGCCTCTTGTTGGACTTACCTCTGAGTCTAGTATCAAGTATCATATCTGGCTTGGTCATCTTTCGATGATTCTTTTTGCTGCACATACTGTAGGTTTCGTCATGTACTGGGCAGTGACTCATCAAATGGCTCAG ATGCTGGAATGGAGCAGAACCTGGGTATCAAATGTTGCTGGAGAGATTGCAGCTGTACTTGCATTAGCAATGTGGGTGACTAGCTCTTACCGTATTAGGCGTAAAATGTTTGAGGTTTTCTTCTACACCCACCAGCTATACATTCTCTACATAGTCTTCTATGTTTTGCATGTCGGTGCTGCCTACTTCTGCATGATCTTGCCTGGGATCTTCCTCTTCGTCATCGACCGATACATGAGATTCTTACAGTCACAGCGACGGGCTAGATTAGACTCCGCACGTCTCTTACCATGTGGTAGTGTTGAATTGACCTTCTCCAAGAGCCCAG GGCTGTGTTATAATCCAACAAGCATATTATTCCTAAATGTGCCTAGCATTTCGAAACTACAATGGCATCCCTTTACTATAACTTCAAGCTGCAAGATGGATCAAGATAAGCTTAGTGTAGCTGTCAAAAGACTGGGAAATTGGTCCCAGAAGCTTTGCCAAGAAATTTCTTCTTCCGTGGATCGTCTTGAAGTTTCTGTAGAAGGACCATATGGACCTAATTCATCTCATTTTCTAAG GCATGAGCAACTGGTTCTGGTTAGTGGGGGTAGTGGCATCGCTCCATTTATCTCCATAATCCGCGAGATCATGTTCGAAAGCACGAAACCGAACTATCAAGTTCCTCGAGTCCTTCTTGTTTGTGCATTCAAGAACTCAGCTGATCTCGCCATGCTAGACCTTCTGCTCCCAATCAACGACACACCAGCAAACATTTCTCAACTGCAGCTGCAAATTGAAGCCTACATCACCAGGGAGGAAGAACAGCCTATTGCAGATAACCAAAAGCTTCTCCAAACCATTTGGTTTAAGCCAAATCAATTGGACTCACCGATTTGCGCCTTTCTAGGCCAGAACAATTGGCTATGGCTTGGTGCAATAATTGCATCATCATTTATCATGTTCCTTCTCCTACTAGGCATTGTCACTCGTTACTATATCTACCCCATTGACCACAACACTGAGGAGATATaccatttttccttctttgtactcTGGGACATGTTCTTGCTCTGTGCCTGTATTTTCCTAGCTTCTAGTGCAGTCTTTCTTTTCCTCAAGAAGGAGAATGCCACAGAAGGGAAGCAAATTCAGAACCTGGAAGTGCCAACTCCAACACCATCACCGGGTTCATGGTTTCGCAACGCAGATAGAGAGCTCGAAAGCCTTCCTCATCGGTCACTTGTTCAAGCTACCAAGGTGCATTTTTGTGCAAGGCCTGATCTCAAGA GAATTTTGTTCGATTGCAAAGCCTCGGATGTTGGAGTCCTGGCCTGTGGGCCAAGGAAAATGAGGCACGAGGTTGCCAAGATTTGTTCATCTGGCATAGCAGATAACTTGCACTTTGAGTCCATCAGCTTCAACTGGTGA